From the Candidatus Bathyarchaeota archaeon genome, the window GTCCACTGATCTTCACACCTAATCCTTTCCTAGAAAGTCTCTTTCTAATCATCTCGTAGGTTAGGGAATCAGATTGTGCTATTTGCATTATCATGTCTTCAGGTATCATTGAAATGAAGACGTTCTTAGTATTCCTAAAGAACAATTTTGGATATTTGAAATGTTCTAACGTCTTTAGTTCCTTGTTATAATATTCATTCATCTTTCCGTTGTCATGTAACTCTATCATCAGATTGAAAGCGTTTATTGCTTCTGTCTTTCTTAGGCATGCATGCTGTTAAGATTTGTTATACGTTTCCTTTACGCTGATGTTGAAACAACGTAAATATCCCTAATGCATGCATGCGATGCTGGCAGCGGCTTTCGTTCGATCAATTAACTCCTCGGCAGCTTGCTTGGCCTTTCTTTCGTCTATGGGGAAACTTATGACAGAACATGTATGTATAGGCCCTCGCTGTAGGCTAACGGCTCTTTCTGCTTCTTCCAGACTGACTGGTAACAACCCAGCTCCCCTACAGGCAGCCTTTACTGTATCGATAAAGGGTTCCTCTGTGACAAGGACAGGCAAAGCTTTAAGACCTATATTTAATGCTCTAGCCAAGACTGCAGCACCAGGAGGGCCGTCATTTTCACATATTCTAGGAGACACCCATGGTCGAAGTGGATAACCTGTCGCTATTATTACCCCGTTGCCTGGTTTTACCATCTTTGCCAATTTTTCAGCGGCATGAAGTGTGAGCGATCTGCCGAGCTTACTTCGAGCGGCTTCATATAGTTTATCAATGCTATGAGGCGGACGAAGGTGAAAGTCGATTGTGATGATTTGGTCGATTGCATTTCCTAGGCGTTCTCTAAGAGTTTTCTCCTCCTTCAAAGAGGCGTGCCCCCATGTGGTTGGTGATGCTGAAGTAAAAGATTTTCACGCACGTAGAGGTTTAAGATTGAAGTTGCTGAAAATTTTAGCTGGTTGTTCGGCATAGTGAAGCTATATCCGTAAGAGTTGGCCGTAACCCTCAATGCCGTCGTCAATTCCAACTTTCCTCAGCGCGTACCATATCGATGCTGAATTGGATGTCACCACAGGTTTGCCTATGTCTTTTTCGAGAAGCTCTGCGATTTCAAGCGCTCGAAAGGCTGTGCAGCTTATGAACATGCCATCCGCTTCCGAGGTATCTACAGTTCTTGCAAACTTGTAAACTTCAAGAGGTCGAACAGATTGATATCTCTGAGGATTTGTCAATTGCATACCTAGAATGTTAAGTACCTTGAAGCCCACGTTTTCAAGGTATTTTCTTCCGTTCATATTTATTGCATCTATGTAAGGTGTTACTACCGCGACTCTCTTGATTCCAAGCTTTTTCAATGCCTCTACTACAGCAGTGGTAGTCGTTATTGCAGGAGTTTTAGCTGCGTCCTCAATCCTCCTCGTTATTTCCTCGTTCCAACTCTTGTTGCCTTTAAGGAAACTACCACTCGTACAGCCAAATACAATGAGATCAACTTTTGCACTGCCGACATCTTTGGCTGCTTTCTCGATGTGCGATGTCATCCTTAATAGAGCCTCAGGAGTCGCTTCTCTAAAGGTCATCCTTGCCGTATGGATACTCACTCCAGGGGGAACAGTTTTGTTGAAGGCAGGTTCGCATACCAAATCTGTGGAAACCACTAGGAGGCCTATTTTCACTCTCCAGCCGTAAAACCCATTTCCTTCTATCTTTATTCCTCCAGTAACTCTTTGGGCATGCATACTAAATCCATTCATGGATTAAACTCTGTAACTCACTTTCGAACTGCTCCTTCGGCCCTTGCTTCAATATCCGACCAGAACGGAGCATGTAGATGTAATCTGAGAACTTTACGGCTTGTCTGACATTTTGATCTATGAACAACACAGTTAGCTTTTCCTCTTTGAATTTGTTCATCGCTTCATATACTTCCATAGCGACTTTTGGAGCGAGACCAGCTGTGGGTTCATCAATCAAAATAAGTTCAGATTTCTGGATGAACGCTCTACTAAGCTCTAACATCCTTTGTTGCCCCCCGCTTAGAGAGGAGGCCTTATCATTCAGTTTGGTTTTCAGCAGGGGGAACTTCTCATAAACTTTCTGAATGGATTTCTTAACGATTTCCTGATTTTTTCTCAAGGGCCATGTATATACTCTTAAATTTTCCTTTACTGTTAACTCCAAGAAAACGTTTCTTTCTTGTGCAATGTAAGTTATCCCCAAGGTGCCAGCCAAAATGTGCGGTTTTGTTCCCGTTATATCTTCTTCCTTGTAATAGATTTTCCCCTTTCTAGGCTTTATGAAACCACAAATTGTTTTTATGAGGGTGGATTTGCCTGATCCATTTGGTCCTATAATGCCCGTTATCTTTTCTCCCTCTACATGCAGAGAAATACCATGCAAAATGTCAACCTCTGGGAAATATCCTGAAACTACATCTTTCAGTACGAGAGACATGACTCATACACCTAGATAGGCTTCGCACACCTTCTGGTCTACTCGGATGTCTTCGGGCGTTCCCTCCGCGATTACCTCTCCAGCGCACAGTACAGAGACTTTGTCACAGGTTTCCGAGATTGAAGGTATGTCATGACTTATTATGACGAAAGTTTTTCCTTCCTCAGACAGTTCACGAACAGCTTTAATGATTTTTGCTTTGAAAGCAGGATGTATACCGTGGAATGGTTCGTCTAACATTATAAGATCCGGGTCAAAAGTAAGTACCCTTGCCATCTCCAATAACTTTTTTTGTCCACCGGATAAATTCCCTGCAAATTCATCTCTTAAACGATAAAGATCGAAGAGTTTTAACAGATCCACAGCCTTGCTTTTCAGCTCCTCTATTTTTTCAAAATGAGTTATACCCGCTGCAATCATGTTATCCATCACGGTCATCTGACGAAAAGGTCTTGAAACTTGAAACGTTCTGCCAATACCTTTTTTAGCGATTTCGTGGGGTTTTAAACCATCTATACGCTCGTTTTTAAAATATATCTCTCCCTCATCCGGGATGTAAAATCCGTTGATCACATTTAGCAGTGTTGTCTTTCCTGCTCCGTTAGGACCTATCAGTCCCCGTATCGTTTTCTCCTTCACATTGAGAGTGCATTTGTTAACTGCTACTACTCCAAAGAATTTTTTGGTCATGTTGTGAATTTCTAACAATTGCAGCGTCTTTATCCTCCAAGGTATTTTTCAAAAAGCTTCTTTAGCCATGGATATACTCCTCTAGGCATTAGAACAATAAATAACATTAGGATTACACCGTTTATAACAAGATTTAATCCTCGGAAGTGTTGTTCTATCCACAACTTCATAATCTCCGTTAAGGGCACGACAACTAGAACTCCTATCACTGGACCAAAAATCGTTCCCACTCCTCCAACGACCGTACCAAGGATCATTTGAATATTCAGTGGCCATCCAAAGGCTTGAACCGGGTCTATGAACTTTAAAAAGTTAACAAAAATACCCCCCGATAATCCTGTTACAAAAGAACTGATACCCATACCGAATAATCTAGTCCTAAAAGGGTCTATTCCAAGAGAATTTGCTGCATCTTCATCTGAGCCTATAGCTCTAAGGCAGTATCCCAACTTCGATTCACTAAGCCTCAGTTGTAACACAAGAACTGAAATAAGGAAAGCTAAGGCAATGTAGTAATAAAACACCGGGTCATAGAAATACATCAAGTAGGCATTTTCTTCGGCAAAAGGAATTATCACTCCATAGGCTCCGCCAGTTACTTGCCAAAACGTATTAAATATTATTATTAGTATTTGCGGAAGCGCAAAAGTCGCTAATGCGAAATATATTCCTCTGGTTCTTATCGTGACAAACGTTATTAGAAGCCCAAGAACACAGGCTATAGATGCTCCTATGAAAATTCCGATCCAAGGCGTTATCTGGAAAGGTACCAAAAGCCACAACGTAATGTATGCAGATATACCGAAAAAGACTGTATGCCCAAAGGATAAAAGACCTGTATATCCATAGCAGATATTCCACCCTATAGAACTGATAGCCAAAAGCCAACAGATTACAAGTATATGAATTATATACTTACTCGAAAAAAGTGGAAACACAGAAGATAACAATACAAGCAATATGATCGTTATTAACTTGCTTCTGCTGGTGATGGCCCACTTTGTTTTGGTCATTCTGAACTACTTCCCAAATAGCCCTTTAGGTCTGAAGACCAATACAATTACGAATATGACTAACACAATTACGTCTTTGAAAGCCACAGGTAGGTATAATCCACTGATAGTCTGAGAAACGCCAATTATACTTGCTCCTAGTAGGCAACCCTTGATCGTTCCGGGGCCTCCCAGCACTATGGCAACCCACATATACATTGTATAAGCTAAGCCCACTGTGGGGCTTACTGTATAGTAAAAGCTTAACAAGACACCACCAAGACCTATCAATACCATCCCAAGACTAAATGCTAGCAAGTAAACCCTGTGGGGATCAATTCCGATCAGCGAGATGAGCTTTCGGTTACTTATTGCCGCGCGTATCACCATCCCCAAATCGGTTTTGAATAGAAATATGAAGGTAAAAACTGTGACAACTACTGCTAGAATAGACGCAATTACCAGCGCCTTGTTTAACAGTATTGGCCCTAACCTAATCGCTTCTGCACCATAGGGAATATTCATACGCCTTGGAATGGAAGTCCATAATACTAGAGCAGCACTTTGCAAAGCGATAGATAGGCTAGCCGTATAAAGGATATGAAAACTGTGAGGTTTGCCTATCATAATCTTGAATACTCCATGATAGCATGGTATACTGACGATTAGAAATATTAGTGGCACAACAAAGAGCAGTATAAACTCGTTTATGCCAAAAAGAGTGTATAAAAAAAATGTAGTGTACATGGCAAGCATCAGGAACTCTCCAATTGCCATGTGAACAAGATCCAAGACTCCATAGATTATATCTAGACCTATAGCAAGGACAGCATAGATGCCTCCTAGCAGGAGGCCAGTTGCCATACTCTGAACCAAAGCGGACATTTTTCACATCCCCAAGACTAACGTACAGCTATTTATTTAGTTTCTGATGTTGCCTGCGCTGTAGCTAAATGTTCGTGGGAATATTGTGCTTTAGCTAATTTATGGTGTTGGCCATATTGCTTCATCTGTGGCCAAATGCTCAGGGAACACTGTTTTTAGTTCTGTCCCTTGCCATTGTACTAATACGCAGCTAAATTCCCCTAGGTTTATGTCGCCACTAGGTTTGAATGATACGGGACCCCACAACACTGTCGCATTACCTGTCGTAATATCTATTTCGGATAGAGCATCTCTAACCGCACCCGAACTAGTAGAAGCCGCTTGTTCCAATGCTTCCTTCAGAATATATGTCGCTCCGTATGCCAACGCAGCATCCTTAGGCAAGAAATCCTCTCCATAGCGCTCAGTATATCTCTCCTCCAATGACTCTGAACCTTTGACAGGATTCCAATCAGAAATCCCAAGCTTTCCATCAGCTAAGTCTCCCAGCACATCAATGAAGTCTGGGTGCATTAAGCCGCCACCATAGTAACATTGGGGTATCGTCTCATCGAGACCAGTTTCTGAGAATTTTCTGATAATCATGTATGCGTCTTCCATCTGAATAGCGTAACAGAAGAATATGTCTGGTTGAGCATTTTCGACCTTTAGTAGTAATGAGGTTGCATCTCCAAGCGGCGAAGTCCACGTTTCATCAAGTACGACGTCTTTCCCTAAATCTAGTGCTACAGCTTTAAGCGCATTCACCAAATCGGCATTGAGCGGGTTATCATCGTAGGCAAAGGCAATTTTCTGAATAGTTCTACCAGTGGCATTTTCCCCTAATGCAATCAATGCACTGACCCCTGAACTCTGCAGATCACTAGCTTTTGGGGCAACACGGAAAATATATTCGTAGCCGCTTTCAGTTATACCATCTGCCCATGACGTACACAGCATGGGGATTTTTTCACTTTCAGCTATGGGAGCTGAAGCTAGAATGTATCCACTAGGCCAAGGCTGAAATATTGCGGGCATATCGGGGTTCAATGTAATCATTCTTCGAAGAGTTATTGTAGCTTCAGCTGCGCTTGCACCAGAATCATACGCTATTAAAGAAATGTTTATTCCTCCTAGGGATTGAATTCCTCCGGCAGCGTTTATTTCCTCAACGGCAAGACCCATGCCTTTTACACTCAGGTCACCAAGGTAGGCTAATCCTCCAGTTAGTGGAGCTAATAATCCTATAGAAACCTCTTTCGCTTCGGGACGCGGTTGTAACACTACAAGATAGTAAGCAATGCCAGCAATCGCTGCAATAACTATAATCGCGATCAAAGCAGTGGCTTGGATGGTCGTTATAGCGCTTTTACTAATATTTCGCAATTTTCATTTTCACCTCTAACATCTGTGTGTTTTCTGTCGTTGTTATATAAAACTTTTGGGTCAAAGCTGAGTTACGCATTCCCCTGTTTTTCAATTTTTTCTATTGGAAATAGAACTATTTACGCAAAACAAAAATCCGAGAGTTTTTAACAGGCTAACGTGTACACCATTTGTTGCCAAGCAACATATTTGTGGCTTCTAAAGGAAATGCGAGTCTTTGGAATTTACGGTAATTTCGT encodes:
- a CDS encoding DUF4392 domain-containing protein — protein: MKEEKTLRERLGNAIDQIITIDFHLRPPHSIDKLYEAARSKLGRSLTLHAAEKLAKMVKPGNGVIIATGYPLRPWVSPRICENDGPPGAAVLARALNIGLKALPVLVTEEPFIDTVKAACRGAGLLPVSLEEAERAVSLQRGPIHTCSVISFPIDERKAKQAAEELIDRTKAAASIACMH
- a CDS encoding maleate cis-trans isomerase, producing MNGFSMHAQRVTGGIKIEGNGFYGWRVKIGLLVVSTDLVCEPAFNKTVPPGVSIHTARMTFREATPEALLRMTSHIEKAAKDVGSAKVDLIVFGCTSGSFLKGNKSWNEEITRRIEDAAKTPAITTTTAVVEALKKLGIKRVAVVTPYIDAINMNGRKYLENVGFKVLNILGMQLTNPQRYQSVRPLEVYKFARTVDTSEADGMFISCTAFRALEIAELLEKDIGKPVVTSNSASIWYALRKVGIDDGIEGYGQLLRI
- a CDS encoding ABC transporter ATP-binding protein, which codes for MSLVLKDVVSGYFPEVDILHGISLHVEGEKITGIIGPNGSGKSTLIKTICGFIKPRKGKIYYKEEDITGTKPHILAGTLGITYIAQERNVFLELTVKENLRVYTWPLRKNQEIVKKSIQKVYEKFPLLKTKLNDKASSLSGGQQRMLELSRAFIQKSELILIDEPTAGLAPKVAMEVYEAMNKFKEEKLTVLFIDQNVRQAVKFSDYIYMLRSGRILKQGPKEQFESELQSLIHEWI
- a CDS encoding ABC transporter ATP-binding protein, producing the protein MTKKFFGVVAVNKCTLNVKEKTIRGLIGPNGAGKTTLLNVINGFYIPDEGEIYFKNERIDGLKPHEIAKKGIGRTFQVSRPFRQMTVMDNMIAAGITHFEKIEELKSKAVDLLKLFDLYRLRDEFAGNLSGGQKKLLEMARVLTFDPDLIMLDEPFHGIHPAFKAKIIKAVRELSEEGKTFVIISHDIPSISETCDKVSVLCAGEVIAEGTPEDIRVDQKVCEAYLGV
- a CDS encoding branched-chain amino acid ABC transporter permease; this translates as MTKTKWAITSRSKLITIILLVLLSSVFPLFSSKYIIHILVICWLLAISSIGWNICYGYTGLLSFGHTVFFGISAYITLWLLVPFQITPWIGIFIGASIACVLGLLITFVTIRTRGIYFALATFALPQILIIIFNTFWQVTGGAYGVIIPFAEENAYLMYFYDPVFYYYIALAFLISVLVLQLRLSESKLGYCLRAIGSDEDAANSLGIDPFRTRLFGMGISSFVTGLSGGIFVNFLKFIDPVQAFGWPLNIQMILGTVVGGVGTIFGPVIGVLVVVPLTEIMKLWIEQHFRGLNLVINGVILMLFIVLMPRGVYPWLKKLFEKYLGG
- a CDS encoding branched-chain amino acid ABC transporter permease, giving the protein MSALVQSMATGLLLGGIYAVLAIGLDIIYGVLDLVHMAIGEFLMLAMYTTFFLYTLFGINEFILLFVVPLIFLIVSIPCYHGVFKIMIGKPHSFHILYTASLSIALQSAALVLWTSIPRRMNIPYGAEAIRLGPILLNKALVIASILAVVVTVFTFIFLFKTDLGMVIRAAISNRKLISLIGIDPHRVYLLAFSLGMVLIGLGGVLLSFYYTVSPTVGLAYTMYMWVAIVLGGPGTIKGCLLGASIIGVSQTISGLYLPVAFKDVIVLVIFVIVLVFRPKGLFGK